Proteins encoded together in one Musa acuminata AAA Group cultivar baxijiao chromosome BXJ3-6, Cavendish_Baxijiao_AAA, whole genome shotgun sequence window:
- the LOC103988631 gene encoding exocyst complex component EXO70B1-like, giving the protein MAAAAARADGQEKVIAAAKHIVSSLATSKNAAEDMIRILSGFDNRLSTINDLFPASSSSARGGDGEGDGVDVDRSEAELRLEVAQKVVLRWDASDSLLWESSPEEAEEYLAAVDDLIFLADPGTSPSAAAAAEDLVSRAEVALQMAMSRLEEEFRHLMVRNAVPLDSNGLCSSIRRLSLSFASDGGETMEDFESSIDDEHQLQLPPQQQEGSPEDRSGSSLIDDRSLDLIHPEVIADLKAIADKMIWAKYDRELHHVYCTVRRDILDECLSILGIDRMSIEEVQRTEWRMLDDKLKKWIQAMKIVVRALLWGERRLCDQILAASEELRDECFSETTKGCVMQLLNFGDAIAICQRSSEKLFRILDMYEALADVLPDLQALYAGDPKDLLCEEAEGILKRLGDAVKGTLTEFGNAIQKEPSRKPTQGGEIHPMTRYVMNYVKLLVVYNDTLNLLLDDGVCGSDQSHSEGCENRNTNGENLESMTPLGRRMLLIISHLETNLDEKSKVYEDGAMRYIFLMNNILYIVNKVKDSELGKLLGDDWIRKHRSQIRQYATSYLRTSWTKVLSCLKDDGYGSGSSSSVSKVALKEKFKNFNLAFEEIYRVQTTWKVPDPQLREELRISISEKVIPAYRSFMGRFGSQLEGGRHATKYIKYMPDDLEYHLSDLFEGLPGLTPRKKA; this is encoded by the coding sequence atggcggcggcggcggcgagggcCGATGGCCAGGAGAAGGTCATTGCCGCAGCGAAGCACATCGTCAGCAGCCTTGCTACCTCGAAGAACGCTGCCGAGGACATGATCCGCATCCTCTCCGGCTTCGACAACCGCCTCTCCACCATCAACGACCTCTTCCCTGCCTCCTCCTCGTCCGCTAGAGGAGGCGACGGCGAAGGCGACGGCGTCGACGTCGACCGGTCCGAGGCTGAGCTGCGCCTTGAGGTAGCCCAGAAGGTCGTTCTCCGCTGGGACGCCTCCGATTCCCTCCTCTGGGAGTCTTCCCCCGAGGAGGCCGAGGAGTACCTCGCCGCCGTCGATGATCTCATCTTCCTCGCCGACCCTGGCACCTCCCCGAGCGCCGCCGCGGCTGCGGAAGACCTAGTTAGTCGTGCGGAGGTTGCGCTTCAGATGGCAATGTCCCGTCTTGAGGAGGAGTTTCGCCACCTGATGGTCCGCAATGCAGTCCCCCTTGACTCCAACGGGCTCTGCTCCTCCATTCGCCGCCTCTCCCTTTCCTTTGCATCTGATGGCGGTGAGACTATGGAGGACTTTGAGAGCTCCATTGATGACGAACACCAGCTGCAGCTTCCGCCGCAACAGCAAGAGGGCAGTCCTGAGGATAGGTCCGGAAGCAGTCTGATAGACGATCGGAGTTTAGATCTGATCCATCCCGAAGTCATCGCTGATCTGAAGGCCATCGCAGACAAAATGATCTGGGCCAAGTATGATCGAGAGCTCCACCATGTTTACTGCACTGTCCGACGGGACATCCTCGATGAGTGCCTCTCCATCCTCGGCATCGATCGAATGAGCATTGAGGAGGTACAGAGAACTGAGTGGCGGATGCTTGATGACAAGCTGAAGAAGTGGATTCAGGCTATGAAGATCGTTGTTCGGGCTCTGCTCTGGGGAGAGAGACGGCTCTGTGACCAAATTCTTGCTGCCTCAGAGGAGCTTAGGGACGAGTGCTTTTCAGAGACCACCAAAGGGTGTGTCATGCAGCTACTCAACTTTGGGGATGCCATTGCGATATGTCAGCGGTCTTCAGAGAAGCTCTTTCGTATTCTGGATATGTATGAGGCCCTCGCAGATGTTTTGCCAGATCTCCAGGCCTTATATGCCGGAGACCCAAAGGACCTCCTATGTGAAGAGGCTGAGGGGATTCTGAAGAGGTTAGGTGATGCTGTAAAAGGCACTCTTACGGAGTTTGGAAATGCAATCCAGAAGGAGCCATCGCGGAAGCCAACACAGGGAGGTGAGATCCATCCCATGACACGTTATGTGATGAACTATGTGAAATTGCTGGTGGTTTACAATGATACATTAAATTTGCTTTTGGATGATGGAGTGTGTGGTAGTGATCAGTCTCATTCTGAAGGTTGTGAGAATAGGAATACCAACGGAGAGAATTTGGAGAGTATGACTCCACTAGGTCGTCGCATGCTTTTGATAATCTCACATTTAGAAACTAACCTGGATGAAAAATCTAAAGTTTATGAAGATGGAGCAATGCGGTATATATTTTTGATGAACAATATACTCTACATAGTTAATAAAGTGAAGGATTCAGAACTTGGGAAGCTTTTGGGAGATGACTGGATAAGGAAGCACCGCAGCCAAATTCGGCAGTATGCCACAAGCTACCTGAGGACTTCCTGGACAAAAGTGTTGTCTTGTCTGAAGGATGATGGATATGGGAGTGGGAGCTCCAGTAGCGTTTCAAAGGTTGCTCTCAAGGAAAAGTTCAAGAACTTTAACTTGGCATTCGAAGAAATTTATAGGGTTCAGACAACTTGGAAGGTTCCAGATCCTCAGCTCCGAGAAGAATTGCGGATTTCTATTTCAGAGAAGGTTATCCCAGCTTATCGCTCTTTTATGGGGAGGTTTGGTAGTCAACTTGAGGGCGGAAGACATGCAACAAAATATATAAAGTACATGCCAGATGATTTAGAGTACCATCTTTCAGATTTGTTCGAAGGCTTGCCTGGACTCACTCCGAGAAAAAAAGCTTAG